In Flavobacterium sp. N1736, the following are encoded in one genomic region:
- a CDS encoding nucleotide sugar dehydrogenase has protein sequence MDENIKIAIIGLGYVGLPLARLFATKYTVVGFDINESRVATLKSGTDTTLEVDDDVLQKVLVSNHDTEKGLYCTTSLNDIADCNYFVITVPTPVDKNNRPDLTPLYKSSESVGKVLKKGDIVIYESTVYPGVTEEQCVPVLEQISGLEFNVDFFAGYSPERINPGDKEHTVEKILKVTSGSTPEIGQKVDALYKSVITAGTYLAPSIKVAEAAKVIENSQRDINIAFVNELAKIFNLMGIDTQEVLTAASTKWNFLPFKPGLVGGHCIGVDPYYLAQRAQEFGYHPEIILAGRRLNDSMGEYVASQVVKLMIKKGISVNGAELLMLGITFKENCPDVRNTKIVDVVKALTEYGISVTIFDPLANVNDVKKEYNLITINNIPDNKFDAIVLGVSHAEFLELNFAELQKSNSLLYDVKGVLGTIADNRL, from the coding sequence ATGGATGAAAACATAAAAATTGCCATAATAGGTTTGGGTTATGTAGGTCTTCCTTTAGCCAGATTATTTGCAACAAAATATACTGTTGTAGGTTTTGATATAAATGAATCAAGAGTAGCCACTTTAAAATCAGGTACTGACACAACATTAGAGGTTGATGATGATGTTTTGCAAAAAGTATTAGTTTCTAATCATGATACAGAAAAAGGATTATACTGCACCACTTCTTTGAACGATATTGCAGATTGTAACTATTTTGTAATAACAGTTCCAACTCCTGTTGACAAAAATAATCGTCCGGATTTAACGCCTTTATATAAATCTAGCGAATCAGTTGGAAAAGTATTGAAAAAAGGAGATATTGTAATCTATGAATCAACAGTATATCCGGGAGTTACAGAAGAGCAATGCGTTCCGGTTTTAGAACAAATTTCAGGATTAGAATTTAACGTAGATTTTTTTGCCGGATATTCACCTGAAAGAATAAATCCAGGAGACAAAGAACACACCGTTGAGAAAATTTTAAAAGTAACTTCAGGATCAACTCCGGAAATAGGACAAAAAGTCGATGCTCTTTATAAATCGGTAATTACAGCAGGAACTTATTTAGCACCAAGTATAAAAGTTGCCGAAGCAGCAAAGGTTATTGAAAATTCACAACGTGATATTAATATAGCTTTTGTAAATGAGCTGGCTAAAATATTCAATTTGATGGGAATTGATACGCAAGAAGTATTAACTGCGGCCTCAACAAAATGGAATTTTTTGCCTTTTAAACCAGGTTTGGTTGGTGGACATTGTATTGGTGTTGACCCTTATTATTTAGCACAAAGAGCACAAGAATTTGGATATCATCCTGAAATAATTTTAGCGGGAAGGCGTTTAAATGATAGTATGGGAGAATATGTAGCCTCTCAAGTAGTAAAACTGATGATAAAAAAAGGAATCTCTGTTAATGGAGCTGAATTATTAATGCTTGGAATAACTTTTAAAGAAAACTGTCCTGATGTTAGAAATACAAAAATTGTAGATGTTGTAAAAGCACTAACGGAATATGGTATCTCAGTTACAATATTTGACCCGCTTGCTAATGTAAATGATGTAAAAAAAGAATATAATTTAATAACTATTAATAATATTCCAGATAATAAATTTGATGCAATTGTTCTAGGAGTTTCTCATGCAGAATTTTTAGAATTAAACTTTGCTGAATTGCAAAAATCAAATAGTTTATTATACGATGTAAAAGGTGTTTTGGGGACTATAGCTGATAACAGATTGTAG
- a CDS encoding UpxY family transcription antiterminator, which produces MTWYVVYTKPKWEKKVAEKLNEIGIECYCPIITQIKQWSDRKKKVEVPLFNSYVFVNLLETDRNSVFQIAGVVRYLFWLGKPAIVRDEEINIIKNSLASPNLSDVTVTPFQIGDRIKLESGAFSNQEAVVKEVSKTHYILVLESLGCVLKIKYK; this is translated from the coding sequence ATGACTTGGTATGTTGTATATACTAAACCCAAATGGGAAAAAAAAGTTGCAGAAAAACTAAATGAAATTGGGATTGAATGCTATTGTCCAATAATTACACAGATAAAGCAATGGTCAGACAGAAAGAAGAAAGTTGAAGTGCCGCTTTTTAATTCTTATGTTTTCGTAAACTTGTTAGAAACCGATCGGAATTCAGTTTTTCAGATTGCTGGAGTAGTCAGGTATTTATTTTGGTTGGGAAAACCAGCGATTGTTAGGGACGAAGAAATTAATATTATAAAAAACAGTTTAGCTTCTCCTAATTTGAGTGACGTTACAGTAACTCCTTTTCAAATAGGAGATCGTATAAAATTAGAATCAGGAGCTTTTAGTAATCAGGAAGCAGTTGTAAAAGAAGTTTCGAAAACACATTATATTTTAGTTTTAGAGTCTTTAGGATGTGTTTTAAAGATAAAATATAAATAA
- a CDS encoding UDP-glucose 6-dehydrogenase codes for MKITKICCIGAGYVGGPTMAVIAQKCPDIQVTVVDLNEQRIKDWNDPNTENIPIYEPGLSAIVAEARGRNLFFSTEVEKAIDEAEVIFISVNTPTKTYGKGKGMAADLKYIELCARQIAKVAKQNKIVVEKSTLPVRTAEAIKSILDNTGNGVQFQILSNPEFLAEGTAVSDLLNPDRILIGGDTTPEGEAAINSLVDVYANWVSRDKILTTNVWSSELSKLTANAFLAQRISSINAMSELCEKTGADVSEVARAIGMDSRIGPKFLKASVGFGGSCFQKDILNLVYIAKSYGLREVADYWEQVIVMNDHQKRRFSNKIVQTLYNTVADKKITFLGWAFKKDTNDTRESAAIYVADDLINEQAKISVYDPKVSRNKMLNDLNYLETRSVEENNAAVLTFDNAYDACKESHAIAILTEWDEFTTYEWKKIYDSMHKPAFLFDGRNILNASELESIGFIYKGIGS; via the coding sequence ATGAAAATTACAAAAATTTGTTGCATTGGCGCGGGTTATGTTGGTGGTCCGACTATGGCAGTGATTGCACAAAAATGTCCAGATATTCAGGTGACCGTTGTCGATTTAAACGAACAAAGAATCAAAGATTGGAACGATCCCAATACAGAAAATATTCCTATTTACGAACCAGGGCTTTCGGCAATTGTAGCTGAAGCAAGAGGAAGAAATCTTTTCTTTTCGACCGAAGTTGAAAAAGCAATTGATGAAGCAGAAGTCATTTTTATTTCTGTAAATACGCCAACCAAAACCTACGGAAAAGGAAAAGGAATGGCTGCGGATCTTAAATATATTGAATTGTGTGCGAGACAGATAGCGAAGGTTGCCAAACAAAATAAAATAGTAGTTGAGAAATCTACTTTGCCAGTTAGAACAGCCGAAGCAATAAAAAGTATTTTAGATAATACCGGAAATGGAGTTCAGTTTCAGATTTTATCGAATCCTGAATTTTTAGCAGAAGGAACTGCAGTTTCCGATTTATTAAACCCGGACAGGATTTTAATTGGTGGCGATACAACGCCTGAAGGAGAAGCTGCAATTAATTCTCTGGTTGATGTGTATGCTAATTGGGTAAGCAGAGATAAAATTTTAACTACAAATGTGTGGTCTTCAGAATTATCAAAGCTTACAGCAAATGCATTTTTGGCGCAACGTATTTCATCTATAAATGCGATGTCTGAATTATGTGAAAAAACCGGTGCAGATGTTAGTGAGGTTGCAAGAGCAATAGGCATGGATAGCAGAATTGGACCTAAATTTTTAAAAGCCTCAGTAGGTTTTGGCGGTTCATGTTTTCAAAAAGACATTTTGAATCTCGTTTATATTGCTAAATCCTATGGATTACGTGAGGTTGCAGATTATTGGGAACAAGTTATTGTAATGAATGATCATCAAAAAAGACGATTTTCAAATAAAATTGTTCAAACATTGTACAATACAGTTGCAGATAAAAAAATTACGTTTTTAGGCTGGGCTTTCAAGAAAGACACTAATGATACACGTGAGTCTGCGGCGATATATGTAGCAGACGATTTGATCAATGAACAGGCAAAGATTTCAGTTTATGATCCGAAAGTTTCAAGAAATAAGATGTTGAACGATTTAAATTATTTGGAAACAAGGTCGGTGGAAGAAAATAATGCTGCAGTTTTAACGTTTGATAATGCATATGATGCTTGCAAAGAATCACATGCAATTGCAATTCTTACCGAATGGGATGAGTTTACTACTTATGAATGGAAAAAAATTTACGATTCTATGCATAAACCTGCGTTTCTTTTTGATGGAAGAAATATATTGAATGCAAGCGAATTAGAGTCAATTGGATTTATTTATAAAGGTATAGGTTCTTAA
- a CDS encoding SDR family oxidoreductase: MEISTQYKILITGGAGFIGSNLCEYFLKLNHKVICLDNFSTGHRHNLKDIIDHPHFKLIEGDIRNIADCVLAVEDVDYVLHQAALGSVPRSINDPVTTNDVNVSGFLNMLVASRDAKVKRFIYAASSSTYGDSQGLPKVEDVIGKPLSPYAITKYVNELYAEIFSKTYGLETIGLRYFNVFGRKQDPNGAYAAVIPKFVMQLMNHESPVINGDGNYSRDFTYIDNVIQMNELAMLSQNPEAINTVYNTAFGDQNTLNDLVGYLKKYLTEFDSEIADIQIVYGVNRAGDIPHSLASIDKAKKVLGYNPKYSLQEGLKEAVSWYWNNLK; encoded by the coding sequence ATGGAAATATCAACTCAGTATAAAATTTTAATTACTGGTGGAGCTGGTTTTATTGGCTCAAATTTATGTGAGTATTTTCTAAAATTAAATCATAAAGTAATTTGTTTAGATAATTTTTCGACAGGTCATCGTCATAATTTAAAAGATATTATAGACCATCCTCATTTTAAATTAATTGAAGGAGATATTCGAAATATTGCAGATTGTGTTTTAGCTGTTGAAGATGTAGATTATGTTTTGCATCAGGCCGCTTTGGGTTCTGTTCCCAGATCGATAAATGATCCTGTAACTACGAATGATGTGAATGTTTCCGGATTTCTTAATATGTTGGTAGCTTCACGTGATGCAAAAGTAAAACGTTTTATATATGCTGCCAGTTCTTCAACTTATGGAGATTCTCAAGGATTACCAAAAGTAGAAGATGTGATCGGAAAACCCTTGTCGCCATACGCTATTACAAAATATGTAAACGAGTTATATGCTGAAATTTTTAGTAAAACATACGGTTTAGAAACGATTGGATTACGTTATTTTAATGTTTTTGGAAGAAAACAAGATCCAAATGGTGCTTATGCAGCAGTGATTCCAAAATTTGTAATGCAATTAATGAATCACGAAAGTCCGGTTATTAATGGCGATGGAAATTATTCGCGTGATTTTACTTATATTGATAATGTAATTCAGATGAATGAGTTAGCTATGTTAAGTCAAAATCCGGAAGCAATAAATACAGTCTATAATACAGCATTTGGTGATCAAAACACATTGAATGATTTAGTTGGTTATTTAAAAAAATATCTAACTGAATTTGATTCAGAAATAGCAGATATTCAAATTGTTTATGGAGTAAACAGAGCGGGTGATATACCACACTCATTGGCAAGTATTGATAAGGCAAAAAAAGTATTAGGCTACAATCCGAAATATTCTTTACAGGAAGGATTAAAAGAAGCGGTAAGCTGGTATTGGAATAATTTGAAATAA
- a CDS encoding polysaccharide biosynthesis/export family protein has protein sequence MTRNSFYILLLISSLFTSCIPIKDLVYLQDKKTSEEQSTVAAVESKPYRLQVNDVLSVDIKAIDPKLVSIFNTTESSSGTAAKSESSLYFNGFTVDDHGNIRMPILGEINVIGYTLEEARVKIEKKLLEEYFKSEANIFVTVKLAGFRYTINGEVGSTGTKTLFQEHVNIMEAIANAGDITTVGDRKAVTVIRQTPTGVQMNDLDLTDVNVMKSPYYYLQPNDYVYVKPLRQKTWGTGQTGIQSIGTIITLLSLATTVYLLLKN, from the coding sequence ATGACAAGAAACAGCTTTTATATATTGCTATTAATTAGCTCACTTTTTACATCTTGTATTCCAATAAAAGACTTGGTGTATTTGCAGGATAAAAAAACTTCAGAAGAACAAAGTACAGTTGCTGCAGTTGAGTCTAAACCTTATAGATTGCAAGTTAATGATGTTCTAAGTGTAGATATAAAAGCAATAGACCCTAAACTTGTTAGTATTTTTAATACTACTGAAAGTTCTTCCGGTACTGCCGCAAAATCAGAATCTTCATTATATTTCAATGGTTTTACAGTTGATGATCATGGAAATATTCGAATGCCAATTTTAGGAGAGATAAATGTTATCGGATATACACTGGAAGAAGCAAGAGTTAAAATTGAAAAAAAGCTGCTTGAAGAATATTTTAAGAGTGAAGCAAATATTTTTGTGACTGTAAAATTAGCAGGTTTTCGATATACGATTAATGGCGAAGTAGGAAGCACCGGAACAAAAACATTATTTCAGGAACATGTGAATATCATGGAAGCAATTGCAAATGCCGGTGATATTACAACAGTAGGAGATAGAAAAGCTGTAACCGTAATTCGTCAGACACCAACGGGAGTTCAAATGAATGATCTTGATCTTACAGATGTTAATGTGATGAAATCACCATATTATTATTTACAGCCTAATGATTATGTCTATGTAAAACCATTAAGACAAAAAACATGGGGAACCGGACAAACAGGAATTCAATCAATAGGTACAATTATAACTTTGTTGTCATTAGCAACTACGGTTTATTTACTTCTAAAAAATTAA
- the recR gene encoding recombination mediator RecR has protein sequence MEFSSKLIEKAVNEMSQLPGIGKRTALRLVLHLLKQPKEQTGFLSQALLNMREDIKFCTSCHNISDTKVCEICANSARNHQTICVVEDIRDVMAIENTGQYKGIYHVLGGKISPIEGVGPGQLNITSLVEKVKAGKVIEIIFALSSTMEGDTTNFYIYKQIAESEIIISTIARGISVGDELEYADEITLGRSILHRVPFEKTFKNN, from the coding sequence ATGGAATTTTCATCAAAGTTAATAGAAAAAGCAGTTAACGAAATGTCACAATTACCAGGAATTGGTAAGCGTACGGCATTGCGATTGGTTTTGCATTTACTAAAACAACCCAAAGAACAGACCGGTTTTTTATCTCAAGCATTATTAAACATGCGGGAAGATATTAAATTTTGTACAAGCTGCCATAATATTTCTGATACAAAAGTTTGTGAAATCTGCGCAAATTCAGCCAGAAACCATCAAACAATTTGTGTAGTTGAAGATATAAGAGATGTAATGGCAATTGAAAATACAGGACAATATAAAGGAATATATCACGTACTGGGCGGAAAGATTTCTCCAATTGAAGGTGTTGGTCCCGGACAGTTAAATATCACAAGTTTAGTCGAAAAAGTGAAAGCCGGAAAAGTAATTGAGATTATTTTTGCGTTAAGCTCTACAATGGAAGGAGATACAACAAATTTTTATATCTATAAACAAATTGCAGAATCAGAAATTATTATTTCTACAATTGCAAGAGGGATATCCGTTGGTGACGAATTAGAATATGCTGATGAAATTACACTTGGAAGAAGTATTTTGCATCGTGTTCCATTTGAAAAAACATTTAAAAACAACTAA
- a CDS encoding CoA-binding protein — translation MKNKKTLVLGATTKQDRYAYRAINMLVEKGHTVLAIGQNTGEVAGVKIQTKAIPVKNIDTVTLYLNPTRQRDYYNYIIEAQPKRVVFNPGTENPELYQLLELNNIKAEVACTLVLLATNQY, via the coding sequence ATGAAAAACAAGAAAACGTTAGTTCTGGGAGCTACTACAAAACAAGATCGATATGCTTACAGAGCTATAAACATGCTGGTTGAAAAAGGGCATACTGTTTTAGCAATTGGTCAAAATACAGGTGAAGTAGCCGGTGTAAAAATTCAAACAAAAGCCATTCCCGTTAAAAACATTGATACAGTAACTTTATATTTAAACCCTACACGCCAGCGCGATTATTATAATTATATTATCGAAGCTCAGCCAAAAAGAGTGGTTTTTAATCCGGGAACTGAAAATCCGGAATTATATCAATTACTTGAATTAAATAATATTAAGGCAGAAGTCGCCTGTACTTTGGTTCTATTAGCCACAAATCAATATTAA